A part of Candidatus Dormiibacterota bacterium genomic DNA contains:
- a CDS encoding carboxyl transferase domain-containing protein — protein RKAYGAGYLAMSGASFGADATIALPQARLAIMGPEAAVNAIHHRRIAAIADPDERAAFVAGRREEYMADLDVFRAASEAYLDAVVSADDLRGELALRLRHLCGRELTAPRRRTAVVRG, from the coding sequence TGCGCAAGGCGTACGGCGCCGGCTACCTGGCGATGTCGGGGGCGAGCTTCGGCGCCGACGCCACCATCGCGCTGCCCCAGGCGAGGCTGGCGATCATGGGACCGGAGGCGGCGGTGAACGCCATCCACCACCGGCGGATCGCCGCCATCGCCGACCCCGACGAGCGCGCCGCCTTCGTGGCCGGCAGGCGGGAGGAGTACATGGCCGACCTCGACGTCTTCCGCGCCGCCTCGGAGGCGTACCTCGACGCCGTGGTCTCCGCCGACGACCTCCGCGGCGAGCTGGCGCTGCGGCTGCGCCACCTCTGCGGGCGCGAGCTCACCGCGCCCCGCCGGCGCACCGCGGTGGTGCGCGGATGA